CATTCTGAACTTTCGCTGCCATGGCAAGCGAAAGATCCTCCGCTAAAACCAGCAAGGCTATATCCCTGCCGGCCTGCAGTTCACACAAAACCTGCTGTGTTCCCGACACGATCTGCCCCGCTTTGCGAGCCATCCCCAGCAGACTGAATGCCCTGGATCGGATCTGACCGCACAGTTCCCGCCACAGCGCATCCGCTGAAAACGTACCGCCTAGGCGCAAGGCACGAGCAAGCTGCCCCTTTTTTACCGCCATCTCCAGGCACGCAAAATCCAGGCAGGTGTAAACGCCACGCCCCGGCAATTTTTTGCGGTAATCCACAACAATATTACCTTGCGGGCTCAGAACATACCGC
This portion of the Syntrophotalea acetylenica genome encodes:
- a CDS encoding DUF448 domain-containing protein, whose protein sequence is MLPALKMLMRLLKSPWRQAKRMKKARPTIRRSDSKSGARHTPQRTCAACRKSLDQGFLVRYVLSPQGNIVVDYRKKLPGRGVYTCLDFACLEMAVKKGQLARALRLGGTFSADALWRELCGQIRSRAFSLLGMARKAGQIVSGTQQVLCELQAGRDIALLVLAEDLSLAMAAKVQNAANRNAVPCFVFSAKDQIGHLLGKSERGVVAFRSGPLAGAIREELERLKKFAGEFNG